A region of the Clostridium estertheticum subsp. estertheticum genome:
TGCTGATTGACTATATAACTCCAGTAAAGGAATTTAAGAATCGAATATTCCATGTACATGCAAAGGATGCTGAAGTGTTTGAAGATAAATTAAAAACTTATGGAGTATTTGATAAACAATTAAATGTTTGTAATGAAGACTTTGGATATTGGAGATACAGAATGCCTGGATTAGGAGACATTAATTGGGGAAAGTTAATTAATGAACTAAAAGAAATTGGATATGACGGCGTAGTAAGTATAGAACATGAGGACCCTCTTTATGAAGGTAGTGAAGGAAAGGTTAAAGAAGGACTACAACTGGGAATAGATTATCTTGAAAAATTAATATAGTATTATTTAGGAGATGTTGATATGAAAATATTAAAAGTAGCTATTATTGGATGTGGGAATATATTTCCTATGCATGCTCAATCTATAAAAGATGTTGAAAATGCAGAAATTGTTGCAGTTTGCGATATTAAAGAGGATAGGGCAAAGGAAAAAGCTGATCAATACAATTGTAATTATTATATTGACTATAAGGATATGCTTTCAAAGAAAGATATTGATGTAGTGCATATATGTCTTCCACATTTCCTTCATGCACAGGTGGCAATTTATGCTTCTAAACTTGGAAAACATATATTAACTGAAAAACCTATGTCTATAAAACTCTCAGATGCAGAGGCTATGGTTAAAACTGCTAAAGAAAATAATGTTACACTTGGAGTTATATTTCAAAATAGATATAATCCTGGCTCGAGACTTATAAAAGAAACATTGGAATCAGGAGAACTTGGTGAGATACTAGGAGGAAAACTTGAAGTCACATGGAAACGAACAGATGAATACTATGGCAATAGTGACTGGAAAGGAACATGGGACATGGAAGGTGGAGGAGTCATAATAGATCAAGCTATTCACACTATGGACCTTATGAGATGGTTTGTGGGTAGTGACATCGATTATATAGATGCAAATATAAGCAATAGAGCGCATAAAATTATTCAGGTTGAGGATTCTGCAGAAGGGGTTATTAAATACAAAAACGGAGTAGTAACTGCGTTTCATGCCATTAATTATTATACTTATGATGCACCTGTAAAACTTGAGATTCATTGTGAAAAAGGTATGGTTAATATGGTGGGAGATAGATCTGATATAAAATTTATCGATGGTAGAGAGTTAATTGCAGATAATAACCCGAATGATACTTTTGATTATGGAAATGGAGCAAAGGGATACTGGGGAACAAGTCATACAAAACAGATAAAAAATTATTACGCATCTATTAGTGCTGGGTTACAACCTGATATAACAGGTGATGATGCAATAAAAACTCAAAAAATGATATGTGCAATATATGAATCTGGTAGAAAAAGAGTTAGAATTAGTTGTAATAAATAAATTCTTAAAGCATAGAAATCTTGGAATATTTAATAAACGTAGGAGGGAATTATGCGGGGTAGTTTTGAAAAAACAGTACTCGAACCGGATTTTCCATTTAGATTATTTTTAAATGATGGCTTTGAAAGCACACCTCATCACTGGCATGAAGATATTGAAATCATTTATCTTGTAGAAGGCAGTGTGAAAGTAGGCGTAGGTAATGATTTATATCACCTTAAAAGGAGAGATATTTTAATAATAGGTCCTGGTGAGGTGCATTTCTTTTTAAAAGAAATGCAAACCAGCAATAGGGCAGTAATCCAGTTTAGAATGTCTATTTATGATGCGTTTCTTTCTGGATCAAAGGATATTAGAACTATAAGACCAATGTTTACTCATTCTAAATATCTTACCCCCAGCACTGAAGTTCATATCCTCATGGAAAAACAAATTCAGCAACTTATTAATGAAAATACTGCTGCGAAAGAAGGTTATAAGCTTATTATGAAAGCTAGACTTTACGACTTGGCTGGTATATTAATTAGATACATGCCTAAATGTGAGTATTCAGCTGAAGCTGAAAGTCGTCAAATAGAGAAACTTCAAAAGCTAGATAAGGTGTTTCAATATGTAGATAAATACTATCAAACAAATATTAACTTAGAGGAAATTTCAAAGGTTGCTGGATTCAGTCTATATTATTTCACAAGATTTTTCAAGGAAAACACAGGCGTTACATTTGTTGATTATTTAAATAATTTTAGAATAACTAAAGCAGAATGGCATCTTATGGAGGAAAATGACTCCATTACAGAAGTTGCATATAAGTCAGGTTTCAATAGCATTAAAACTTTTAATCGAGTATTTAAAAAGTTAAAAGGTTGCGCCCCAATGCAATATAGGAAAGGTATTAAATCATCTCCTTGGTCGCTGCAATAGTTATTTGCACCTTAAAAATTTATTAACAATTGGTAATATAATAAAAAATGCACTTGAATTTATTGTAAGCAATTATCAATTATGGTAAACTTAATTAAGTTAATATAAATTTGGGGGAGAGTTTACATGTTTTTTGCAGCAGATCAAAGTGTATTAAGTATAATGATAATGATTATAATAGGATATTTTTTAGCATATAAAAAATTGATTGATGAAAAGGCAATTAGTTTGATAACTACTATTGTTATAAACATTTCACTACCAATGATGATGCTTAATACAATTGTAAGTAATTTTACGAAAAAGATGCTTATAGATGACTCAAGAGGTTTAATAGTCCCTTTTCTAACAATAGGTTGTTGTTTTATTATTGCAAAGTTGTTTTCAAAAATTGTAAAAGTGAAAAATAACAGACGTGGACTATTTGTATCTATGTTCTTTAATTCAAACACTATATTTATGGGACTTCCAGTCAATTTGGCGTTATTTGGAGAAAAAAGTGTGCCTTATGTGCTACTATATTATATTGCAAATACCACATTTTTTTGGACTTTAGGTGTATATGAAATAACTAAAGATGGAAATAAGAAAACTTTAAACTTTTTTTCAATGGAAATTATAAAAAAAATATTGTCGCCACCTTTAATTGGTTTTATAGTTGGAATACTTCTAGTTTTATTAAATATTAAATTGCCATTATTTATTATGGATACAAGCAAAAGCTTAGGGAGTATTACAACACCATTATCCATGTTTTTTATTGGTGCATCCATATATTTAGTAGATTTAAAGTCAGTAAAATTTACTTTAGATATAGTGTGGGTATTAATCGGAAGATTTGTAATATCTCCAATACTTGTAATCCTAATAGCACCAGTATTTCATATACCGCATCTTATGGAGTCAGTTTTTGTTATACAGGCTGCTATGCCAGTTATGGCAAATTCAGCTATAATTGCTAGGGCTTATAATTCTGATTATGATTTTGCCTCATTAATGATAGCAATTTCAACGGTAGGTACTCTTATTGTTATACCAATTTTAATGGCTTTATTATAGCATATAATTAATTCAATTTAGGAAGTTAATTTTACTTTGAATTCTTCAAGACTAAAGTTTGAATTAACAAAAATTCTACCTAATGAATAAATGTTGTCGCTTTTATCAATTAATCCAAATTCAGTTGAAAAGGCTAATTTATAACCTGATTGTTTTGCAGCTTTTATAGTGTTAGGTGTGTATCCTCCATAAGGATATGCTATGTAATCTATTTTCTTATTTAATATTTTTTCTAATTTGATTTTTGAGGTTTTCATAGTATTTAAATTATCTACATAAGATATTTGATCTAAGTGTTCATGAGACGAGGTATGACTTTCTATTCTTATATTATTTGAATCCATTAATTTTATTTCGGCGGAAGTTAAATAATCTTTTTCATGATCAATAGTATTAGTAATTACAAATATAGTAGCTTTTAGTTTGAATTTTTTTAAAATAGGATATGCATTAGTATAGTTGTCTTTGTAGCCATCATCAAAAGTTATAACTATGGGTTTACTAGGTAAATCTTTACCTGTTTTCATATAGCTATAAAGCTCATCTAATGTTAATGTTGTATAATTATTATCTTTTAGGTATTTCATTTGATTTCTGAATTTTTCTTTAGGGACCCTTAGTATATTTTCTTTTTCATAACTAA
Encoded here:
- a CDS encoding polysaccharide deacetylase family protein; its protein translation is MRLHKGLLIITIAILIGFTGLLYKYSSLVIHKEKNSTTTINTTKTLKATSVKTVFIHKSVDSLENKKIPILMYHSISYEKENILRVPKEKFRNQMKYLKDNNYTTLTLDELYSYMKTGKDLPSKPIVITFDDGYKDNYTNAYPILKKFKLKATIFVITNTIDHEKDYLTSAEIKLMDSNNIRIESHTSSHEHLDQISYVDNLNTMKTSKIKLEKILNKKIDYIAYPYGGYTPNTIKAAKQSGYKLAFSTEFGLIDKSDNIYSLGRIFVNSNFSLEEFKVKLTS
- a CDS encoding AEC family transporter, producing the protein MFFAADQSVLSIMIMIIIGYFLAYKKLIDEKAISLITTIVINISLPMMMLNTIVSNFTKKMLIDDSRGLIVPFLTIGCCFIIAKLFSKIVKVKNNRRGLFVSMFFNSNTIFMGLPVNLALFGEKSVPYVLLYYIANTTFFWTLGVYEITKDGNKKTLNFFSMEIIKKILSPPLIGFIVGILLVLLNIKLPLFIMDTSKSLGSITTPLSMFFIGASIYLVDLKSVKFTLDIVWVLIGRFVISPILVILIAPVFHIPHLMESVFVIQAAMPVMANSAIIARAYNSDYDFASLMIAISTVGTLIVIPILMALL
- a CDS encoding AraC family transcriptional regulator translates to MRGSFEKTVLEPDFPFRLFLNDGFESTPHHWHEDIEIIYLVEGSVKVGVGNDLYHLKRRDILIIGPGEVHFFLKEMQTSNRAVIQFRMSIYDAFLSGSKDIRTIRPMFTHSKYLTPSTEVHILMEKQIQQLINENTAAKEGYKLIMKARLYDLAGILIRYMPKCEYSAEAESRQIEKLQKLDKVFQYVDKYYQTNINLEEISKVAGFSLYYFTRFFKENTGVTFVDYLNNFRITKAEWHLMEENDSITEVAYKSGFNSIKTFNRVFKKLKGCAPMQYRKGIKSSPWSLQ
- a CDS encoding Gfo/Idh/MocA family protein; the encoded protein is MKILKVAIIGCGNIFPMHAQSIKDVENAEIVAVCDIKEDRAKEKADQYNCNYYIDYKDMLSKKDIDVVHICLPHFLHAQVAIYASKLGKHILTEKPMSIKLSDAEAMVKTAKENNVTLGVIFQNRYNPGSRLIKETLESGELGEILGGKLEVTWKRTDEYYGNSDWKGTWDMEGGGVIIDQAIHTMDLMRWFVGSDIDYIDANISNRAHKIIQVEDSAEGVIKYKNGVVTAFHAINYYTYDAPVKLEIHCEKGMVNMVGDRSDIKFIDGRELIADNNPNDTFDYGNGAKGYWGTSHTKQIKNYYASISAGLQPDITGDDAIKTQKMICAIYESGRKRVRISCNK